In Mucilaginibacter celer, one DNA window encodes the following:
- a CDS encoding acyl-CoA desaturase codes for MLIIFSFFIAHWFLSLFFQTFFQHRYASHRMFTTSKAWERAFYLMAYFFEGASFLNPRAYAMMHREHHAYSDTEKDPHSPHFFTDIFQMVKATVNTFKDHLKRTKNPDTRFTGYYPEWPLIDRMGSSLLSRVIFALAYTCFYIAFATHWWLFLLLPVHYLMGPVHGAIVNWCGHKYGYTNYDNKDKSKNTTPFDFLMLGELFQNNHHRHPNSANFGKRWFEIDPVYPVMKMMHWLKIIKLRKAY; via the coding sequence ATGCTAATCATTTTTTCATTTTTTATTGCCCACTGGTTTCTGTCGTTATTTTTTCAAACTTTTTTCCAGCACCGCTATGCTTCCCATCGTATGTTCACCACAAGTAAGGCATGGGAGCGGGCATTTTATTTGATGGCTTACTTTTTTGAGGGAGCGTCTTTTCTGAACCCCCGCGCTTACGCAATGATGCACCGTGAACACCATGCATATAGTGATACAGAGAAGGATCCGCATTCGCCGCATTTTTTTACCGATATCTTCCAGATGGTGAAAGCGACGGTAAATACCTTTAAAGATCATTTAAAAAGGACTAAAAACCCGGATACACGCTTTACCGGCTACTACCCCGAATGGCCGCTTATTGACCGGATGGGCTCATCATTGCTGTCGCGCGTTATTTTTGCCCTGGCTTATACGTGCTTTTACATTGCTTTTGCCACGCACTGGTGGTTGTTTCTTTTACTGCCTGTTCATTACCTGATGGGGCCTGTTCACGGCGCTATCGTTAATTGGTGCGGTCATAAATATGGCTACACTAATTATGATAATAAGGACAAATCAAAAAACACAACGCCGTTTGATTTCCTGATGCTTGGCGAATTATTTCAGAATAACCACCATCGCCACCCCAACAGCGCAAATTTTGGTAAACGCTGGTTCGAGATCGATCCTGTTTACCCGGTGATGAAAATGATGCACTGGTTAAAGATCATCAAACTAAGAAAGGCTTATTGA
- a CDS encoding acyltransferase family protein → MTVSQTKKNLSIETLRGVAIILMVLGHVIGSSSNNGLKVADDSVWRWSYYALQYIRMPLFTVISGFVYAYKPATRFNSNSTFLWGKVNRLLIPLVVVSSLFFFLQYITPGTNSKSELSEIWKIYLFPYAVFWFLQGMMIVFIIVTILENFNLLNRLSSALMCFIIAALIFVLLPFKLSFFSLTRVPFLLTFFLFGLLLKRFYDSVFKGAFIGIAAIIFLLAFGYQIFVFNTTVSRQLINLLTLCVGCSACILLIRLGFQNKKLTWLGDFSYAIYLFHIFGAVTGRILVGKLGINNLTVQIIVELAFGVSFPVMLRLLCGSNRTLTVLFFGDKIRATAIAKPVSGLKSPGGLFNKRTISN, encoded by the coding sequence ATGACAGTTAGCCAAACAAAAAAAAACCTTAGCATTGAAACCCTCAGGGGTGTAGCCATTATACTGATGGTTTTAGGCCATGTTATAGGTTCGTCATCAAACAACGGGCTTAAAGTTGCCGACGATTCGGTGTGGCGCTGGTCATATTATGCATTGCAGTATATCCGGATGCCGCTCTTTACGGTAATATCGGGTTTTGTGTACGCCTACAAGCCGGCAACCCGGTTTAACAGTAATTCAACTTTTTTATGGGGTAAGGTAAACAGGCTTTTAATACCGCTGGTGGTAGTTTCATCGTTGTTCTTTTTTTTGCAGTACATTACCCCAGGTACCAATTCAAAAAGCGAGCTTAGCGAAATATGGAAAATATACTTATTTCCGTATGCGGTGTTTTGGTTTTTGCAGGGCATGATGATCGTATTTATCATCGTTACCATACTCGAAAATTTCAACCTTCTTAACCGTTTAAGCTCCGCGCTTATGTGTTTTATCATAGCGGCCCTCATATTTGTGCTGCTTCCTTTTAAGCTAAGCTTTTTTAGTTTAACGCGGGTGCCTTTTTTACTGACATTTTTCCTGTTCGGTTTATTGTTGAAGCGCTTTTATGATAGCGTGTTTAAGGGGGCCTTTATCGGTATCGCGGCAATCATCTTTCTGCTGGCTTTCGGTTACCAAATATTTGTGTTTAATACAACAGTTTCCCGGCAACTGATCAATCTGTTAACGCTTTGTGTAGGCTGTTCGGCGTGTATACTATTGATCAGGCTTGGCTTTCAAAATAAAAAACTTACCTGGCTGGGCGATTTTTCGTACGCAATTTACCTCTTCCACATTTTTGGGGCCGTTACCGGCCGGATCCTGGTAGGTAAACTCGGCATCAATAATTTAACTGTCCAGATCATCGTCGAGCTTGCTTTCGGAGTTAGCTTCCCCGTGATGCTACGGTTGCTCTGCGGCTCTAACCGAACACTCACCGTATTGTTTTTTGGTGATAAGATAAGGGCTACAGCCATAGCCAAGCCGGTATCTGGCCTAAAAAGCCCCGGCGGTTTATTCAATAAACGTACAATTTCCAATTAA
- a CDS encoding response regulator transcription factor has translation MANAPIDIILADDHLIVRGGIKSMLEKEKSFQITGEANNGVEVLRLLEQGVKADIALVDMNMPAMGGIELTEHLKQDYPELKVIILSALDTEKYVIKAFKSGASAYLLKNISTAELIFAIGHTHQFGQYICAELSGRFLNRLLTIPDPITNENIENIEFSTLDVEILTLISEGFTNQEVADKLFTSKRTIENHRQQLIDKTGSRNTVALIRFAILNGVI, from the coding sequence ATGGCGAACGCCCCCATCGACATTATCTTAGCCGACGACCACCTGATTGTTAGGGGAGGCATTAAATCCATGCTGGAAAAGGAAAAGTCGTTTCAGATAACCGGCGAGGCTAATAACGGTGTTGAGGTGCTTCGTTTGCTGGAGCAAGGCGTTAAAGCAGACATTGCACTGGTAGATATGAATATGCCGGCGATGGGAGGGATAGAATTGACCGAACACTTAAAGCAGGATTATCCCGAACTGAAGGTAATTATTTTAAGTGCCCTGGATACGGAAAAATATGTGATCAAAGCGTTTAAATCCGGTGCCAGCGCCTACCTGCTCAAAAACATCAGCACAGCCGAACTGATCTTCGCCATTGGCCATACCCACCAGTTTGGGCAGTATATTTGCGCTGAGCTCTCGGGGCGCTTTCTGAACCGGTTGCTGACAATTCCAGACCCGATAACCAATGAGAACATCGAAAATATAGAGTTCTCAACGCTTGATGTAGAAATTCTGACCCTGATCTCAGAAGGGTTCACCAACCAGGAAGTTGCCGATAAACTTTTTACCAGCAAACGCACTATAGAGAATCACCGGCAACAACTCATAGATAAAACAGGTTCCCGAAATACGGTGGCCTTGATCCGCTTTGCCATACTTAATGGCGTAATATAA
- a CDS encoding response regulator gives MKKRILIFDDDVAVLEVLQMVLDYEGFEADIVEKSDDFLSLVRLYKPSLILMDFSLGGMNGGDWCNLLKKK, from the coding sequence ATGAAAAAGCGCATATTGATATTTGATGATGACGTAGCGGTACTGGAAGTTTTACAGATGGTATTGGATTATGAGGGCTTTGAAGCAGATATTGTAGAAAAAAGCGATGATTTTTTGAGCCTGGTGCGGTTGTATAAACCCTCGTTAATCCTGATGGATTTTTCTTTAGGAGGCATGAACGGCGGCGACTGGTGCAACCTGTTGAAAAAAAAGTAA
- a CDS encoding PAS domain-containing sensor histidine kinase, protein MKVKTAHNDLLAEVSGTSLNEMRLQKVLEELHLHQAELEMQNDELRIANEKLELQQLKFSGIYDLAPIGYYILTKEGLVSEVNNAGILLLETGKGNIIGNRLQSFVAPEYRDIYHLFFREMLNSGKKQSRQLKMLSRKGREFYVQMEGIVVVAVRSLPLQCDIAVMDITERVEAEKVLAKTKERLELALEASLSGTWELELDTMKFYLDEFNYQTCAIPGGKFDGRYQTFISLIHPDDRLAVDQQFRIALNNQKSIDLVCRFDNQGGNTRFASIRGHVITEPGHPNRFVGIMMDITAKKELEQEAIRIKHEQQRNIALATIHAEENERSRISEALHDSVSQLLYGIRIKLGTLLDSDNAAEALRGVYKLLDLAVLETRNISFELAPAILNDFGLRATIEEMARRLSTPKMLIKTRLMTLNVRMDLPVESNIFRILQELVNNAMKHSEASLITIEVKKNKHVELTVSDNGKGFETGKPEDITSGSGLSSIKNRLSLYNGCIDINSKPGAGTVVKITLEIKPE, encoded by the coding sequence ATGAAAGTGAAAACAGCTCATAATGACCTGTTAGCAGAAGTAAGCGGAACATCGCTTAATGAAATGCGCCTGCAAAAGGTGCTTGAAGAACTGCATTTGCACCAGGCCGAGCTGGAAATGCAGAATGATGAACTCCGTATAGCCAACGAAAAACTGGAGTTGCAGCAGCTTAAGTTTTCGGGTATATATGACCTGGCACCAATTGGCTATTATATCCTGACTAAAGAAGGCCTGGTTAGTGAGGTGAACAATGCGGGAATTTTGCTATTGGAAACTGGAAAGGGTAATATTATAGGCAACCGGCTGCAAAGTTTTGTAGCGCCCGAATACCGGGATATTTATCATCTGTTTTTTCGGGAGATGCTGAACAGTGGCAAAAAGCAAAGCCGCCAGTTAAAAATGTTATCCAGAAAAGGGCGCGAGTTTTACGTACAGATGGAAGGTATAGTAGTTGTGGCTGTTCGCAGCTTGCCCTTGCAATGCGATATCGCTGTTATGGACATTACGGAAAGGGTTGAGGCCGAAAAGGTATTGGCCAAAACGAAAGAACGGTTGGAACTGGCACTGGAGGCTTCATTATCAGGTACCTGGGAGTTGGAACTGGATACCATGAAGTTTTATCTGGATGAATTCAATTACCAAACCTGTGCCATACCCGGCGGTAAGTTTGACGGTCGGTATCAAACATTCATCAGCCTCATCCACCCGGACGATCGCCTTGCCGTAGATCAGCAATTTCGCATTGCGCTTAATAATCAAAAATCTATCGACCTGGTTTGCAGGTTTGATAATCAAGGCGGGAATACCCGTTTTGCCAGCATCCGCGGCCATGTGATCACCGAACCCGGGCATCCAAACCGCTTTGTAGGGATCATGATGGATATCACGGCTAAAAAAGAACTTGAGCAGGAAGCAATACGAATTAAGCATGAGCAGCAAAGAAATATCGCGCTGGCAACCATCCATGCAGAAGAAAATGAACGCTCACGCATCAGTGAGGCTTTGCATGATAGCGTGAGCCAACTGCTGTACGGGATCAGGATCAAGCTGGGTACCCTATTAGATTCAGATAACGCGGCCGAGGCATTGCGGGGAGTTTATAAACTGCTCGATTTAGCGGTTTTAGAAACACGGAATATCTCCTTCGAACTGGCACCGGCTATCCTGAATGATTTTGGCCTTCGGGCCACCATAGAGGAAATGGCCAGGCGTTTAAGCACCCCGAAGATGCTCATCAAAACCAGGCTTATGACGCTGAACGTGCGGATGGATCTGCCGGTGGAATCTAATATATTCAGGATTTTGCAGGAGCTGGTTAATAACGCCATGAAGCACTCGGAAGCAAGTTTGATCACCATCGAAGTAAAAAAAAATAAACATGTTGAATTAACTGTATCAGACAACGGCAAAGGTTTTGAAACCGGTAAACCGGAAGATATTACCTCAGGCTCGGGGCTTAGCAGCATCAAAAACAGGTTAAGCTTGTATAACGGCTGTATCGATATCAACTCTAAGCCGGGAGCAGGAACGGTAGTAAAAATTACACTCGAAATAAAACCAGAATAA
- a CDS encoding response regulator has product MCRVIVLDDDKIQLFIIKKILGKSGRFNDTLYTDDGKKVLDFLIKHISEEAVLPQLLFLDLNMPILNGWEFLNRLALVYDDLKRPLAVYILSSSIDPRDIKRSHKYNFIKSYLIKPVSVKTMEDIIKDVE; this is encoded by the coding sequence ATGTGTAGGGTGATCGTATTAGATGATGATAAGATCCAGCTTTTCATCATCAAAAAAATATTAGGCAAAAGTGGGCGGTTTAATGATACTTTATATACCGATGACGGCAAAAAGGTATTGGATTTTCTGATTAAACATATAAGCGAAGAGGCTGTATTACCGCAACTGCTATTTCTTGATCTGAATATGCCTATTTTAAACGGCTGGGAGTTTTTAAATCGGCTGGCCCTGGTATATGATGATTTAAAACGTCCTTTAGCGGTTTATATTCTTAGCTCCTCAATTGATCCGAGGGATATTAAACGATCGCACAAATATAATTTCATAAAATCTTACCTTATCAAACCTGTATCGGTTAAAACGATGGAAGATATAATTAAAGATGTGGAGTAG
- a CDS encoding UpxY family transcription antiterminator: MITQKENKNWLVLYTRSRWEKKVDRLLKEQNIESFCPLVKTRRQWVDRAKLVDIPLFPSYLFVRIKTHEQSKIIQTSGAVNFITYCGKPAVIQDAEIERIRMITKHYPDVKTISLTGVNIGDHVTVVNGPLINKMGEIISVKGQSVVMVIKNINCALTIKTDHSRICLAE; encoded by the coding sequence ATGATAACACAAAAAGAAAACAAAAACTGGCTGGTTCTTTACACGCGGTCCAGGTGGGAAAAAAAGGTTGACAGGTTGTTAAAAGAACAGAACATCGAATCATTCTGTCCGCTGGTTAAAACGAGGCGGCAATGGGTTGACAGAGCTAAGCTGGTCGACATCCCTCTATTCCCGTCTTACTTGTTTGTGCGCATTAAAACACACGAACAAAGTAAAATTATACAAACATCCGGAGCGGTAAATTTTATTACTTATTGCGGAAAGCCTGCTGTTATCCAGGATGCGGAAATTGAACGCATTCGTATGATAACTAAACATTATCCTGATGTTAAAACAATCTCGTTAACCGGTGTTAATATCGGAGACCATGTAACTGTGGTTAACGGGCCGTTAATTAATAAAATGGGTGAAATTATCAGCGTGAAGGGGCAGTCTGTAGTTATGGTTATAAAAAACATCAATTGTGCTTTAACAATTAAAACTGATCATTCCCGGATTTGCCTGGCTGAGTAA
- a CDS encoding glycosyl hydrolase, whose product MTKTIYKLVVAILVAAGFSLMSCSKKDDAVAMPAPALPDSLITQSFAATSSSKISLSGSNLELGVVGHPMGDAPYVQTPATKQISLIKGMGMTWYRVGFQTRSDGTISVPWLWEPLQAAAKAGGIKLLPMLYTRTLDLEASQSESYQAGKKLGADFAAKYGQYFTYYDLGNDLELKVLLPKTTGQSQADYDRKKFNVIAAYLKGMDEGIKSKDSDAKTMVSAGWLHYGFIRMLDWYGVNFDVVAYHWYSEMENIAPKAPYNIPDITQKLSSLFPNKPIWITEFNLRYKDVNTHETDQNKFISSFIAKCKANPQVKVAIIYELFNEPHKSSELEANYGIIKWATPYTSWVKKLVAKNLTL is encoded by the coding sequence ATGACTAAAACTATTTACAAATTAGTGGTAGCTATATTAGTCGCCGCTGGATTTTCCCTGATGTCCTGCTCAAAGAAAGATGATGCTGTCGCCATGCCTGCTCCGGCCCTGCCCGATAGCCTGATCACCCAATCGTTTGCTGCCACCAGCAGTAGTAAAATCAGCCTGTCGGGATCTAACCTGGAACTTGGCGTTGTAGGACATCCGATGGGCGATGCACCATACGTGCAAACACCCGCAACCAAACAAATCAGTTTGATAAAAGGAATGGGGATGACCTGGTACAGGGTGGGTTTCCAGACAAGATCAGACGGAACGATATCAGTACCGTGGTTATGGGAACCATTACAGGCAGCGGCAAAGGCAGGCGGCATAAAGTTGCTTCCAATGCTTTACACCCGCACGCTGGATCTTGAAGCCAGCCAATCTGAATCATACCAGGCCGGTAAAAAATTGGGAGCCGACTTTGCTGCCAAATATGGGCAGTATTTTACATACTATGATTTGGGTAATGATTTGGAATTGAAAGTTTTACTTCCTAAAACAACCGGGCAAAGCCAGGCCGATTATGATCGTAAAAAGTTTAACGTGATAGCGGCTTACCTTAAAGGCATGGATGAGGGCATAAAATCTAAAGATTCCGATGCGAAAACAATGGTCTCGGCCGGTTGGCTCCACTACGGCTTTATCCGGATGCTTGACTGGTATGGTGTAAATTTCGATGTGGTGGCGTACCACTGGTATTCAGAAATGGAAAATATCGCTCCTAAAGCGCCTTACAATATTCCCGACATTACACAAAAGCTTTCATCGCTTTTTCCGAATAAGCCTATTTGGATAACCGAGTTTAACCTTAGGTACAAAGATGTGAACACGCATGAAACAGATCAAAACAAGTTTATTAGTAGCTTTATTGCCAAGTGTAAAGCAAACCCGCAGGTTAAAGTTGCTATTATTTATGAATTGTTTAACGAGCCGCATAAAAGCAGTGAACTTGAAGCTAATTATGGTATTATAAAATGGGCAACACCCTATACATCATGGGTAAAAAAATTGGTTGCAAAAAATTTAACCTTGTAA
- a CDS encoding UDP-glucuronic acid decarboxylase family protein, protein MKNRKRILITGAAGFLGSHLCDRFITEDYHVIGMDNLITGDLQNIEHLFKLQNFEFHHHDVSTFVYVPGDLDFILHFASPASPIDYLKIPIQTLKVGSLGTHNLLGLARAKKARLLIASTSEVYGDPNINPQPEEYWGNVNPVGPRGVYDEAKRFQEAITMAYHTFHGLETRIVRIFNTYGPRMRLNDGRVLPAFIGEALRGEPLTMFGDGSQTRSFCYVDDLVEGIYRLLHSDYSQPMNIGNPDEITIKEFGEEIIKLTGTGQKLISLPLPQDDPKQRRPDITKAKAILDWEPKVSRSEGLKITLNYFKALTERELIHKDFALFNR, encoded by the coding sequence ATGAAAAACCGTAAACGAATATTGATAACCGGCGCGGCCGGGTTTCTTGGCTCCCATTTGTGCGACAGGTTTATCACCGAGGATTATCATGTTATAGGGATGGATAACCTCATCACAGGCGATCTGCAAAATATTGAGCACCTGTTTAAACTGCAAAACTTTGAGTTTCATCATCATGATGTATCAACATTTGTATACGTTCCGGGCGATCTTGATTTTATACTTCATTTTGCCTCCCCCGCCAGCCCCATCGATTACCTGAAAATCCCCATTCAAACTTTAAAAGTGGGATCGTTAGGTACGCATAATTTGCTTGGCCTTGCCAGGGCAAAAAAAGCTAGGTTGCTTATTGCTTCTACGTCTGAAGTTTATGGTGATCCTAATATCAATCCGCAACCCGAAGAATACTGGGGCAATGTAAACCCTGTTGGCCCGCGCGGGGTTTATGACGAGGCGAAGCGTTTTCAGGAAGCGATTACCATGGCCTACCATACCTTTCACGGTCTGGAAACACGCATCGTGCGCATATTTAATACCTACGGTCCCAGGATGCGGCTTAACGATGGCAGAGTGTTGCCCGCTTTTATAGGCGAGGCTTTAAGGGGTGAACCGCTTACTATGTTTGGCGACGGATCGCAAACCCGCTCGTTTTGTTATGTAGATGACCTGGTTGAGGGGATTTACCGCCTGCTGCACAGCGACTATTCGCAGCCGATGAATATCGGGAACCCGGATGAAATTACTATCAAGGAATTTGGCGAAGAGATCATTAAGCTTACCGGTACCGGTCAAAAACTAATTTCCTTACCGCTTCCGCAGGATGATCCCAAACAGCGCCGCCCCGACATTACAAAAGCAAAGGCGATTTTAGATTGGGAACCAAAAGTATCACGAAGCGAAGGCCTGAAAATTACGCTCAATTACTTCAAAGCGTTAACCGAACGGGAACTTATCCATAAAGATTTCGCGCTTTTTAACAGATAA